The following are from one region of the Prevotella communis genome:
- a CDS encoding GSCFA domain-containing protein — protein MEFRTVVEVDAPGFQIEPLESILFVGSCFADKIGRRFEEERFPVTVNPFGVMYNPASILHTVQRCDAAPRIAFFTLGTNHVYRLKETGEIVDNCQKRPQRLFQEEELTIDQCVDYLSQAAEELHRRCPDVRIVLTVSPIRYAKYGYHGSQLSKATLQLAAHQLTKEKPFVSYFPAYEIVLDELRDYRFYQPDMLHPSDQAVEYIWQRFVEAYFSPRAKQFLQEWKPIKEALGHRPFHPESDTYRQFMEKTRQQEADLLARYQSEQRI, from the coding sequence ATGGAATTTCGTACTGTTGTAGAGGTTGATGCACCTGGCTTTCAAATAGAACCTTTGGAATCTATTCTTTTCGTAGGTTCTTGTTTTGCCGATAAGATAGGGCGTCGTTTTGAGGAAGAGCGTTTTCCCGTCACGGTGAATCCTTTCGGTGTGATGTATAATCCTGCATCGATACTTCACACCGTGCAGCGTTGTGACGCGGCTCCTCGCATCGCGTTCTTCACATTGGGCACCAATCACGTTTATCGCCTTAAGGAGACGGGCGAGATAGTGGACAACTGTCAGAAGCGTCCGCAGCGTCTTTTTCAGGAGGAGGAACTCACTATCGACCAGTGTGTCGATTACTTGTCGCAGGCTGCGGAGGAGTTGCACCGTCGCTGTCCTGATGTGCGCATCGTCCTGACGGTCAGTCCTATTCGCTATGCTAAGTATGGCTATCACGGCAGTCAGTTGTCGAAGGCCACTTTGCAGTTAGCAGCTCATCAACTGACGAAAGAAAAACCGTTTGTCTCTTATTTCCCTGCTTATGAAATTGTCCTCGATGAGCTGCGCGACTATCGTTTCTATCAGCCCGACATGCTTCATCCGTCTGATCAGGCGGTAGAGTATATCTGGCAGCGGTTTGTTGAGGCTTATTTCAGTCCGCGCGCCAAGCAGTTCCTGCAAGAGTGGAAACCTATCAAGGAGGCTTTGGGCCACCGTCCTTTCCATCCGGAAAGCGACACCTATCGCCAGTTTATGGAAAAAACGCGCCAGCAAGAGGCAGACTTGCTGGCACGCTATCAGAGTGAGCAACGGATTTGA